AAAGAGAAGAAAGATTCATAGGAAGCAATATTGATATTTTTTACAAAATTGAAAGTGACTGGTGCAAAAAACATGGAGAAGAATATATAAATACTGTTCTGGAGATAATCAATGAGTCTTAAAAAAGAAGAAGTTGAAAAAGAACTTTTTATTCATTTTTCTAAAAAAGAACTTGAAAATTGTAAGATTGAAGTATGTGATGTAAATCAAGTTGACAAATGCATTGAAAAATTAACTAAAAATTGTTGCTATATTTCAGATGATAAAGTATATGCACTTTACTTTATATATTTAAAAGATAATGAGGATGTTTTAGATATAAACTTAATTTTTGAGAAAAAAGAAAAAATATCAAACAACCTGAGGAAAACAGTAGAGAAAATTCAAAGTAAAGATTTAGTTAGAACAGATATATGTATAGAACTTATTATATTCACCAATCTCAATCTGGCAGGTAAAATTTTCAATAAAGTTAATATTTTTAGAAAAAGAACTTTTAGCGATTCAATCGAAGACAAGATCATCATATACTTAACAAAACCTGTTAAATTCTTTATACAACATATAGCGGCAATATTAAGTATACTATTCTTACTTTATTCTGCGTTTACTATATCATATTTGATAAAAATTGGTTTACCATTAGATCTTTTAAGTTCAGATACAATAAAAAGTTTAATTGAGACGGTTATCTTTTTAATTGTTTCGGCATTGATTTATATTTTTATTTTTCCAGCACCATTTATCCTTTTAATAGCATTTTTTCTATCCATAGTTATTTATTATTTAAGCTTCGGTAGTGTATTTTCTTTTCGTGCAAAAAGAGATATTTTAGATAGTATTATTTTATTTGGAAAATTTTATTTGGCAATAACGGTAATATTTGCAGTTTTAATTTTGATAGTAGAACCAACAACTTTTATAGCAAAAACTATTGGTTTTAAAAATTTTGGGAAAACTTTTAAAAAATTGGATACTAATATAGTCAAAATAGCTATATTTGAATATACATATGATTCTTCTTCTGATTTGCGATTTGTAAAAATCAATAATTCTATTGAAGTTTTACAACTTGGAACTAAAAATAATTTAATTTATTATTATAGAGTAGAGGACATAAAGAATATATTACAGAACACTCTTGAAAATGATCCTAATTCAAAAAAATGTTATTGTGAAAAACTTAGTGCAATTGAAAATTCCAAAAACGCTTTTGAAGACAAAAATTATAAATGGTTTTATATTCTATTCTATCTACCAACTGAATGTGATATATATCCGTATGAGAAAGTTTTAAAAGGAAAAATAAATACAAAAGTTATACTTAACACAAAAGTTGATAATATTGAAGATATAGATAAAAGTAATTATATAAAAAGTCTCAAAAATTTTTGCGGAGAGGAAGAAAATAATGGAAGAGAATAAAAATAATGACTTAAAAGAAAAAAAATTAGAGCTGCTAAAAGAGGCTATTAAAGATACTCAAACCACCATATCTGTACTGGATTTGAAGGCTCGTTTTTTATTAGCGGTAAATCTGGCTATAATTGGTGGTACACTTTTATTTGTAAGAAGTATTTTAAATGTAGTATTTAAAGAAAACACAAATAGTCAAATAGATATACTGTTCATTTTTATTTTTCTATTTGCAGGTTTTATTATTGTCTGGAATATATGGATAATTTATAAACTAATTCAAGATGTCATAAACCCTCGCAATAATCCATTTCAGCAAATTTTAAGAGTAGATGCGAAATACGAACAATCTCCATTTTTCCCCGTTCCTGAAAAGGGTTATTTTGATTTTGCTCAGTTTAAAAAGCAGATAGATGATTATGATGAAGATGATATAAAAAATATATATATTGTGGAACTACTAAAAGTATCTTATATTAGGCACCAAAAATTAACAAATCTAAATAACATAATTTATAAATATTTCAAATGGTTACTGATAACTTTAGGGACCTATCTATTTATAGTTATTGTCTTAATAGCTTGCACAAGATAATTCTACAAAATCCAGAGATATGAATTTTATGCTATATTTTAGATATGAAGGGAAAGGTGATTATCAAGGACAGGACTATAGGCAGGTTTAGATGTAAAGTCTGCGGGTATATATATGACCCTGAAAAGGGAGATGAAAAAAGGGCTATTTCTCCAGGGATAAGATTTGAGGAACTTTCTGATAAATGGAGATGTCCCGTTTGTGAATATCCAAAATCCCATTTTTACAGGATTGACTGATGGATATAGGAAAACGATTTGATGCAGTTGCAAACAGATACGACACACCGGAAAAATACAAAAGGTCTCAAGATTTCCTGAAAGCTATTTTAGAAAACCTTCCTGATACTAAGAATTTCAAAGTTATGGATATAGGAGCAGGCACAGGTATTCTGGATATAATGCTTGCACCCTATGTGAAAGAGATTGTGGCTTTTGACCTTTCGGAAGGAATGCTTAATGTTTTCAAAGAAAAAATTGAGAAAAATAACATAAACAACATAAGAATTTATAAACACGACATATTGTCAGAAGGCTTTCCTGAAAAGGATTTTGACCTGATTATTACCTCAATGACATTTCACCATCTTGATGACCCTGTTGAAGCCCTTAGAAAGCTAAAGGAATATCTCAAAACAGGTGGTTATATAGCTGTAATAGACCTTTACAAAGAAGATGGCACATTTCACTCAGATAACACTGATGTAAAGCATTTTGGCTTTGATGAAAATGAGATTGAAAACTGGCTAAAAGAAACCGGTCTGGAAAAAGTCAAATACCAGATAGTCCACACCATAACCAAAGAAAGAGAAGGGCAAAAAAGAGATTATCCTGTTTTTATGATTATGGCCATAAAAAGATAAACTTCCCTCCTGCAAATTTATAAAATAAAAACAGGAGGGACAAAAATGAGAGCTTTAGCAGGGATATTAAGTTTATTACTGCTCACATCTGCCTTTGCAAAAAATGTAAAACTGAAAGACCCCCCTGAAGAGTTATCAAAATACTATCCTCCAAAATCTGAAAAATATGAATTTCTAAACCTTATGCATCAGCTTTCCACCTCAATGACAGGTATTGTTGTAAATCTGAAAGGAGAGGACTGGAAAAATGCACAGCTATGGGCTGAAAAATTACAGGAAAACTATCTAAAAATCGGTCAGATGGTCAAAAAATGGGATAGAAACCTTAAAAAGACCAATGCACAAAAACTTGTAGAAGCTGTTAAAAACAAAGACAAAGCCACAGCCATGGAAAACCTGAAAGCTATAGGAAGAACCTGTGTCCAGTGTCATAGAGCTTATCAGGCTTCTGTAAAGGTTAAATACCATACACCTGATTTTGAGAAGATAAATGTTGAAGACCCAGTATCAGGTGAAAAATTAGACTATGGCAAATATATGAAAAATATGACAAACGATATGAAATTACTGAAAATTTACCTTACAGAAGGTAAAAATAAAGAAGCCAAGAAAGCCGGACTTTCATTCACAAAAAGACTTAAAGGATTATCCCAATCCTGCAGTGAATGTCATACACAGGAAGAAGGTTCAGAAAAAATATATTTTGGAGAAAGAGCCCAGAAGCATATAAATGCCCTTCAAGAAGCAATCAAAAAATCAGACAAAGAAGCTATCTCACAACATATAAGATGGATTTCCCAGAACAATTGTGCAAAATGCCATAATGTTCACCAGACACTTTATTTGATAAAGGAAAAATTTGGTGATTAAAAATGCCTTTACTCCTGCTACTATTAGCGGTTTTTATAGCAGGTTGCGACAGTATAGAAAAAATATTCTTAGAGGAGGACTTGCTTCAACGTCCTCCTTCCAAAAGATGTGCAGAATGTCATCAAAACATATATAACCAGTGGCTTACTTCCAGACATTCAAAGGCATGGACTTCTTCCCATTACGCAGAGGCAACTGATAATTATACAAAAACAAAATGTCTTTCCTGCCACGCACCCCTTGAGATACATCCTGAAAAAAAACCACAGCTGAGGGATAAACTCAGAGAAGAAGGGGTTAATTGCTTTTCCTGCCATTACAAAGAAGAAACAAACTCAATACACGGCCCTTATGATGTATTTTCTCCACCCCACTACTCAACTTACGACCCTGTTTATATAACATCAAAGATTTGTTCTTCCTGCCATCAAAAAACTTATAAGCAATGGCAACAGACAGTCTCAAAAAGAAATTGTCAGGAATGCCATATGCCAGCCAAAAAAGGTAGGCTTATACAAAAATTTCCCTTTACATATCTGCATTCTAAAAAAGATATCCATTCCCATAAATTTCCTGCTTCTATAGCCTCTGAAAAAGACTTTCAGATTAAAATTTCCATTAATGATGATATTCTTACCCTTAGCATAAAAAACACAGGAATACCCCATTCAGTTCCCACTGCAGATAACGGAAAACCTAAGCTTTATATATATTTGACAGGATTTAAAAATGGAAATGAAATTTTTAATCAGATGCAGATAATAAATTCAAAAGACCCTCTAAAATTTGGAAAATGGAAAGAACTGGATTTCTTTATTGATTTAAAACCTGATAAGGTAGTAGTCACTATTTTAAGAAAGCTTTCATGGAAGAATAAAAAGGAAAAAGTTCTTCAAAAAGAGTTTCAATTCTGAGGTTTATCCTCTTCTGATTTTTGATAATACTTTTTCATCCTTTCATCTTGCTGGGCATGTTTTTTCATATATCTGAATACCCAGATTATAATTCCTATTGCAATTGTCCATCCTATAAAATGGATAATACCCTGCATTGCAGTGTATTGCTTTTCATCCATAGAAACACTTCCCTGATAAGGTTCAAACACCCTAATTCCGTTATCAAATAAATCTAATATCCATAAAATTATATTTTGTAGTATATCCATTCCAACCTCTGAATTTTGTTTATAAAAACTATTATAAGACATACAAACTTGCAATCAAGTTTGTAATGCTCCAACTATACTAACTAACTTTTGACCACTTGTTATATCTATGATTATTTATTTGTTTCTGGCTTTTTATTTTCTTTTTTGTGTTTTTATTATCAATGAGAGGAAAAAGTTTAATGTAGATAAATAAAAGTATTGGCTGCTATGTGCAAGAAAAGTTTTCATTTTATCCAGAATTAAGACAATTTTCTGTCTTAGATTTAAGACAATGAATTTTATGCCGAAATATCTTCTAAGACAATACTTTTAAGGAGTGGGAAATGGGTAAAATTATGGGTCTTGTTAATCAAAAAGGTGGAGCAGGTAAAAGCAGTCTTACTAATGCAATCTCTCATGAACTTGCCAGAAGAGGGTACAAAGTTCTGGTTGTGGATTACGACCCTCAGGGAACACAAACTATGCTTTTTGGATTTAACAGGCTTTCTGAATTTGTAAACACAGAGCACGACATCACAAACATTTTTGAAAATGAAGGTGTAATCCCTGTTAATGTAAAAGAAAACCTTGACCTTATCCCCTCAAATCAAGGTCTTAGAGAAGAGGCAGAAAGTGGAAGAATGGGAAAAGAGCTTGTCCTGGCCAATTTCCTGAAAGGTGGTTTTGGCAAAAAGGGCATAGCAGAGGAATATGATTTTGTTCTAATAGATTCCCCTGCCGATAGCGGAGCGTTAACCGTTGGGACTGTAGCTGCCAGTGATTATATCCTTGTTCCGACCAGATTGACCTTTGTTGATTCTACCGGGTTGGTAGGAACACTTCAGACCGTCATACAGGCAGTAATGACCTTTAGGCTTGATTTGTCTATACTTGGATTTATTCCTGTGGCATATAAGCCAAGACTTAGAGAACATAATGATGTCCTTGCTTCCTTAAAGAAAACCATTCCTGAAATACTTGAAAAATATGATTTTATAAAAACTGCTTCTGATGAATTATTCTTTGAACCTATCAAAGACAGAATTGCCTGGGCAGAAGCAGCAGGGAAAAGAGTTTCAATCAGAGATTACATAGAAAAAGAAAAAAGAGCCCAAAAGGATATTATCCTTACCGTTGAAAATATCACAGATGAAATTATTAGAAGAATTCATCTGCCTGAAACTGTAATGGTATAAGGAGGTCAGTAAGATGGATTTAGGAATTTTTGAAGATGTTCTTGACACACCAAAAACACAAAAAGCAAAAAAGGCAATACAAACAATACAGGAAGTAAAGCCACAGGAAATAGAGATATCAAAAATAAAAAATCCCCGCTTCCATGACAGAAGTTATGTAAGCCCTGAGAGAATTGTAGCTCTGGCAGAAAATATTAAAGCCTATGGCCTTGCCCAGCCTATAGTGGTTAGAAAGCTTGAAGATGGCAGTTATGAAAGAATAATCGGATATATTCGTATTAAAGCCTACGAGTATCTAAAAAAGGATAAAATTCCTGCAATTGTCCTTGATGTTGATGAAGAAACAGCATTAGCCCTTATGATTTCTGAAAATGCCCAGAGGGAAGACCTGAATGATTATGATAAACTTATGTCCCATCTGGAGTATTTATCATTTATACTGGGCAAAGATAAAGAAGAAGTAATTAAAGTAGCAAGAAAGGTATTTAATTATATTTCTGGAAATGTGAAACAGCTTACTCCAGAAGAGAGAAAAGAGGGACAAATCATAGAAAAAACCCTTCAAAAACTATCAGGCACAAACCTAAGAACATTCATAGAAAGACTAAAAATCCTGAATGTTGCACCTCAGATTAAAGAAGCCATCAGAAAATATGGCTGGTCTTATAGTCTTGCAATAGAGGTTAATAAACTCAGACATATACCTGAAAAAATGGAACAGCTTATACAGGAAATAATAGATAAAGGTCTTACCAAAAAAGAAGTTCAGCAAAGGGTAAAAGAAATCTTAGGAGAAGAAGCAGAAAAAAGAGTTAAAAACCCATTCAAAGAAACTTTCAAAGAGCTAAACAAAAGAGTATCAGAGCTATACAGAAAGTTGCCTGAAAAAGAAAAAACAAAAGTAGAAAAAGCAATAAACAAAAAACTCAGTGAAATCTACAAACTTCTTGAAAAATATGAATAAATCTTAAGCAGGTGTCTGCCCTGGACACCTGTATTTTCTCTTAAACCATTCAAAAGTCAGAAAACCCCTAAAAAATCCGTTCTATTAATACAAAATCTTTCAGGAGGTCTTTTTATGGAAAATAATCCCAATTTAGAAAGGGACAGGAAATATTTTCCTTTTATTATCCATGTTATAGATACTGTTCCTGAACTTACTGAAGCTGCGAAAAAAGGTAGACTGATTTTTGGTATTCTGGATACGTTGGAAATGGAGGAAACCACTTTGATTTTCTACAAAATCACAACAGACCCGCAGAAAAAAGATTTTGAGTATCTTATTGTAGAAGTCCAGAATGAAGAGGTTACAAAATTTGAAATAACTTCAGATATTTTTGAAACTCTTTTGTAT
This genomic window from Persephonella sp. IF05-L8 contains:
- a CDS encoding multiheme c-type cytochrome, whose translation is MPLLLLLLAVFIAGCDSIEKIFLEEDLLQRPPSKRCAECHQNIYNQWLTSRHSKAWTSSHYAEATDNYTKTKCLSCHAPLEIHPEKKPQLRDKLREEGVNCFSCHYKEETNSIHGPYDVFSPPHYSTYDPVYITSKICSSCHQKTYKQWQQTVSKRNCQECHMPAKKGRLIQKFPFTYLHSKKDIHSHKFPASIASEKDFQIKISINDDILTLSIKNTGIPHSVPTADNGKPKLYIYLTGFKNGNEIFNQMQIINSKDPLKFGKWKELDFFIDLKPDKVVVTILRKLSWKNKKEKVLQKEFQF
- a CDS encoding rubredoxin, translating into MGRFRCKVCGYIYDPEKGDEKRAISPGIRFEELSDKWRCPVCEYPKSHFYRID
- a CDS encoding cytochrome c, with translation MRALAGILSLLLLTSAFAKNVKLKDPPEELSKYYPPKSEKYEFLNLMHQLSTSMTGIVVNLKGEDWKNAQLWAEKLQENYLKIGQMVKKWDRNLKKTNAQKLVEAVKNKDKATAMENLKAIGRTCVQCHRAYQASVKVKYHTPDFEKINVEDPVSGEKLDYGKYMKNMTNDMKLLKIYLTEGKNKEAKKAGLSFTKRLKGLSQSCSECHTQEEGSEKIYFGERAQKHINALQEAIKKSDKEAISQHIRWISQNNCAKCHNVHQTLYLIKEKFGD
- a CDS encoding ParB/RepB/Spo0J family partition protein — its product is MDLGIFEDVLDTPKTQKAKKAIQTIQEVKPQEIEISKIKNPRFHDRSYVSPERIVALAENIKAYGLAQPIVVRKLEDGSYERIIGYIRIKAYEYLKKDKIPAIVLDVDEETALALMISENAQREDLNDYDKLMSHLEYLSFILGKDKEEVIKVARKVFNYISGNVKQLTPEERKEGQIIEKTLQKLSGTNLRTFIERLKILNVAPQIKEAIRKYGWSYSLAIEVNKLRHIPEKMEQLIQEIIDKGLTKKEVQQRVKEILGEEAEKRVKNPFKETFKELNKRVSELYRKLPEKEKTKVEKAINKKLSEIYKLLEKYE
- a CDS encoding class I SAM-dependent methyltransferase; translated protein: MDIGKRFDAVANRYDTPEKYKRSQDFLKAILENLPDTKNFKVMDIGAGTGILDIMLAPYVKEIVAFDLSEGMLNVFKEKIEKNNINNIRIYKHDILSEGFPEKDFDLIITSMTFHHLDDPVEALRKLKEYLKTGGYIAVIDLYKEDGTFHSDNTDVKHFGFDENEIENWLKETGLEKVKYQIVHTITKEREGQKRDYPVFMIMAIKR
- a CDS encoding DUF4013 domain-containing protein, yielding MSLKKEEVEKELFIHFSKKELENCKIEVCDVNQVDKCIEKLTKNCCYISDDKVYALYFIYLKDNEDVLDINLIFEKKEKISNNLRKTVEKIQSKDLVRTDICIELIIFTNLNLAGKIFNKVNIFRKRTFSDSIEDKIIIYLTKPVKFFIQHIAAILSILFLLYSAFTISYLIKIGLPLDLLSSDTIKSLIETVIFLIVSALIYIFIFPAPFILLIAFFLSIVIYYLSFGSVFSFRAKRDILDSIILFGKFYLAITVIFAVLILIVEPTTFIAKTIGFKNFGKTFKKLDTNIVKIAIFEYTYDSSSDLRFVKINNSIEVLQLGTKNNLIYYYRVEDIKNILQNTLENDPNSKKCYCEKLSAIENSKNAFEDKNYKWFYILFYLPTECDIYPYEKVLKGKINTKVILNTKVDNIEDIDKSNYIKSLKNFCGEEENNGRE
- a CDS encoding ParA family protein; this encodes MGKIMGLVNQKGGAGKSSLTNAISHELARRGYKVLVVDYDPQGTQTMLFGFNRLSEFVNTEHDITNIFENEGVIPVNVKENLDLIPSNQGLREEAESGRMGKELVLANFLKGGFGKKGIAEEYDFVLIDSPADSGALTVGTVAASDYILVPTRLTFVDSTGLVGTLQTVIQAVMTFRLDLSILGFIPVAYKPRLREHNDVLASLKKTIPEILEKYDFIKTASDELFFEPIKDRIAWAEAAGKRVSIRDYIEKEKRAQKDIILTVENITDEIIRRIHLPETVMV